A single region of the Dunckerocampus dactyliophorus isolate RoL2022-P2 chromosome 3, RoL_Ddac_1.1, whole genome shotgun sequence genome encodes:
- the abhd17c gene encoding alpha/beta hydrolase domain-containing protein 17C produces MPERGPSMNGFNLSELCWLFCCPPCPSRIAAKLAFLPPEPTYSVHTDGNGVPSLHLSERADWQYSQRELDVVEVFSTRSSRGNRVGCMFVRSAPNGRYTLLFSHGNAVDLGQMCSFYIGLGSRINCNIFSYDYSGYGVSTGKPSESNLYADIEAAWQVLTNKYGVSPENIILYGQSIGTVPTIDLAARHECAAVILHSPLMSGLRVAFPATRKTYCFDAFPSIDKVSKVTSPVLVIHGTEDEVIDFSHGLAMFERCPRAVEPLWVEGAGHNDIELYAQYLERLKRFISFELPTS; encoded by the exons ATGCCCGAACGCGGACCAAGCATGAATGGCTTTAATCTCAGCGAACTATGTTGGCTCTTCTGTTGTCCGCCTTGTCCCAGTCGCATCGCGGCCAAACTAGCCTTCCTTCCCCCGGAACCTACGTACTCTGTGCATACGGACGGTAATGGAGTTCCTAGCTTACATTTAAGCGAACGGGCGGACTGGCAGTACTCCCAGCGGGAGCTGGATGTCGTGGAGGTGTTCAGCACCAGGAGCAGCCGGGGTAACCGGGTGGGCTGCATGTTCGTGCGCAGTGCTCCCAACGGCCGCTACACCCTCCTGTTTTCCCACGGCAACGCCGTGGATTTGGGACAGATGTGCAGTTTTTACATCGGCCTCGGCTCCAGAATCAACTGCAACATCTTTTCATACGACTACTCGGGCTACGGAGTCAGCACCGGAAAGCCCTCTGAGAGCAATCTATATGCGGACATCGAGGCGGCCTGGCAGGTCTTGACGAACAA ATATGGTGTATCGCCTGAGAACATCATCCTATATGGTCAGAGCATTGGCACCGTGCCCACCATCGATTTGGCCGCTCGCCATGAATGTGCCGCTGTCATCCTGCATTCGCCACTCATGTCGGGACTACGAGTCGCATTCCCCGCCACGCGTAAAACCTACTGTTTCGATGCTTTCCCCAG TATTGACAAGGTGTCCAAGGTGACATCTCCCGTGCTGGTGATCCACGGCACAGAGGATGAAGTCATTGATTTCTCCCATGGCTTAGCCATGTTTGAGCGCTGCCCCCGTGCCGTGGAGCCCctctgggtggagggagcaggCCACAATGACATTGAACTCTATGCACAGTATCTGGAGAGGCTCAAACGCTTCATTTCCTTTGAGCTTCCCACATCCTGA